A window of Limosilactobacillus reuteri genomic DNA:
AATTTCCCAAATTGGTTTTACACTTGGACCCGGCATTAGTAAATCACCAATAAACCAATATTCATCAACATGTTGTGCTATACTATCGCGATACATTGCTTGCAACGCTGTTAGATTTCCATGCGTATCTGAAAAGACTGCAATCCTCTTTTTCACAGATGATTTCCCCTTCCTTACCTTCATTAATATATTAGCAAATTTTCGAAAGGGAATGCTAAATTAATTTGTATTTTCGGAAGGGATTCCCACATTACAAATTATTTTGTTACAATATAGTTTTATGAACAAATCATTTTAGGAGATGATAATTGAAATGGATTCGGAAGTCGCAAGAGGAAAAGTTCCTCACGGTTGGCACCGAACTTTTTACACCCTTTGGCTCGGCGCGTTCATCACCGGGATGGGCTACTCGATGACGATGCCGTTTATTTCACTTTTTATTGCAGAATTAGGAAACTTTACGCGTTTTCAGCTCAACATTTACTCAGGACTAGCATTTGGTGCGACCTTCATTAGTCAAGCCATTGTTTCACCATTTTGGGGCAGTCTGGCTGATCGTAAAGGACGAAAAATGATGTGTATGCGTGCATCGGGAGTAATGGCTTGTACAATCTGTGCAATTGGGTTTGCTCAAAGTGTCTGGATGATTATTGGCATGCGGTTCCTTCAAGGAGTCTTTTCTGGCTACATTAATAACGCTACTGCTTTAATGGCTGAGGAAACACCGCATAATAAATCAGGCTGGGTAATGTCAGCGATGACTACTGCGGGGGTGGCCGGTAACCTGGTTGGTCCTTTGCTTGGTGGTTTCCTATCAGGATTGTTTGGGTACCGAATCCCATTTTTCATCACCGGAGCACTAATGTTTTGTGTCTTTCTCAGTACGTGGTTATTGACGGTAGAACACTTCACCCCAATTAAAAAAGAAGCGATGAAGCCAATGAAAGAGATAATTCATAATTTGGATAATCCTCCATTGATCTTCGTTATGTTCTTAACCACAATGATCGTTACCTCTTCTACAATGTCGATTGATCCAATTATCAGTTTGTACGTTCGGCAATTAATGGGCGGGCACGGTAATATTGCATTTGTCGCTGGGATTGTTGCTGCTACTCCAGGGCTAGGAACATTGCTTGCCGCTTCAAAGGTTGGTCACACGATGGACCGGATTGGACCAGAAAAAGTATTACAGATTGGGATTCTCACGGCCTTTATCCTCTTTATCCCCATGACCATTACTAAATCTCCATGGGCCTTGGCATTCTGGCGTTTCTTGCTTGGTTTGGCAAACGCGGCGTTAATGCCTGCTACCCAAACGGTCTTAACCCTTGACGTCCCAACTGAAGCATTCGGCCGGATCTTTAGTTACAATCAATCTTTCCAGGCTGCGGGTGCGGTGTTAGGGTCAATTCTTGGGTCATTCATTTCGGGAATTTCTAGTTATGAAATGGTCTTTGTCATTACTGGTTTGACTCTCCTGCTTAACTTTATCTTGGTGATGTTGGTTAGACCAAAGAAGCAGCTTACAGAATAATTTAAAGAAAAGAGAAAATCATGGTTCAAACAAATAAATTATTAAATGAATACGAAGTAAATAACTTATTTTCCCGGGTTGCCCCCCGCTATGACTTATTAAACAATGTGATTAGTCTAGGAACGCAGAAAATATGGCGACACGAAATCTTTAACCAACTTCAAATTAAGCCTACCGATAACGCCTTAGATGTTTGCTGTGGAACGGGAGGCCTCGCAATTGCCCTGGCTAAGCGGATCTCTGCTGGACGAGTAACCGGACTTGATTTTAATAAAGAAATGTTGGAAATCGCTAAAGAAAAGACAAAGATGATTGGCAATCTTTTTTTGGTACAAGGGGATGCCATGGCGTTGCCGTTTGATGACAATAGCTTTGATATCGTCACCATCGGCTTTGGCTTACGAAATGTTCCAGATGCAGATAAGGCGCTCAGCGAGATTTACCGGGTCCTCAAGCCAGGTAGGCAATTCGTTAGCTTGGAAATGTCACAGCCGACCAATCCAATTATTAAAGTCGGCTGGAAAGCTTATTTTACGGCCTTTCCATTAATGGCTTCATTAGCTGGTGGACATTACCGCGATTATCAATATTTAAAGGAAACCAGCCAACAATTCGTCTCCGCCCACCAACTTGCGCGGATGATGAAGGCAGTCGGATTTAAGGAAGTCCATTACCAACCATTGAACTTTGGCGCAGCTGCATTACATTTTGGGAATAAGATCGAGTAGGAGATAATTGATTAGTTCAATTATCGACCTCTCACACCACCGTACGTACGGTTCCGTATACGGCGGTTCGACAACTTAATCACATTGAATTGACTGGAGCGTCTTGGACATATTCATAAGTCCGAGTTGTTCCAGTTTTCTATTAGTTAGAGAATAGCTCAAGGTCTTACTATGTGCAGTTCGCCAGTAGCCCTTTCGGGTACTAGCGAAGACATATGCATCATGCTGGGACAGCCCCAACTTCTGTAAGTTAGTTACCTTAGTTTTAAACTTTTTCCATTGCTTCCAAATATACTGCCTTATTCGGACCCTCAACCACTTGTCAAGGCGTTGAATAAAGTTAGTTAGTTTCCCAATTGAGTAGTACTGAAGCCACCCACGCATTTTTCGATGAATTTCTTCAAACATTCTTGTCAGAGATATTCCACGATTACGTTTAGTTAATAACTTCAGTGCTTTCATTACTCGTTGTTGCGATTGTTTAGCTGGACGGGCGTAGGCCCCATTGTGGTCTACACCCAACGAAAAGCCAAGAAACTTCAATCGTAGCGGGCTACCGACTTTGGTTTTATCTGGGTTCACTTTAACTTTCAAGCGCTTTTCTAGAAACTGGGTAATGCTTCGCATTACTCGTTCTCCGGCTCGTTGACTTTTAACATAGATGTTACAATCATCCGCATAGCGCACAAAGTGGTGACCACGTCTAGTCAACTCTTTGTCCAACTCATTTAGATAGATGTTCGCCAGTAGTGGTGACAATGGCCCTCCTTGTGGGGTTCCTTTTTCACTCTTAGCGAAAAGCCCATGGTCTAAGACTCCGCTAGTTAGAAACTTACGAATGAGTCTTAGTGTCCATGGGTCATCAATATATTGTTGGAGATACTTAATCATCAAGTCATGATTAACGTTATCAAAATAGGCTTTTAGGTCTAAGTCGACAACTCTCCGATAACCTTGATTATAAAGATCTACTACTTTTGAAATAGCGTCATGGGCCCCACGGTGGGGACGGAAGCCAAAGCTATTATCAGAGAAAACACGCTCAAAGATAGGCGTAAGAATTTGGGCTACAGCTTGTTGAACCATTCGGTCCACCACCGTTGGTATTCCAAGTCTTCTTACTCCACCATTAGGCTTCGGAATTTCTACCCGTTTGACTGGAGCTGGTTTATACTTGCCCTCACGCAAACTAGCGATCAGTTCCGTCTTATTTTCTCTGAGATATGGCAGAAGGTCATTGACTGTCATATCGTCAACACCTGCTGCTCCTTTATTTCTCTTAACTCGCAAATAAGCCTGATTAAGGTTATTGCGATCCAAGACCAGGTCTTGGACAGTGACACTCATACCTTTACCTTCACCATAACCGGTACTACGCGCCCTTGTGTACTTTCGGTTTTCCAAACCTATTCTCGACAAGCGGTCAGCTTGTTGTTCTGTTTTCTGCGATTGTCGCACCTGATTACACCTCCGATATAAGTTACAAGTTATTGTCGTTCAGTCCTTCATCTGATTATTCAAACTACTATGACCTCGGCTGACTTCTGGCTTACTCAACACTGCATCACTGCACCGCTTGTTTCTGTGGAAATTAAACTTATTCCTCTTGTCGGAAACGTGTAGGCCAGATCTCCCCGGGTAAGAATATTAGCTTTCGTACCATGTCATCGTTAGCTTTACTGAGACCAACTTCGAGTAGTATTGGACTTTAACTTGTCTAGCAGCCTTATCCAGTTAATTTCAGCCTTATAGCTACTTCTTGTTCATCGATGCAGTACTTTGCCTTAGACTTCCTTCAGATTCCACCTCACGGTGGACACCCTTGTCCTCAGCTCATGGTTCCGACTACTACGGCCCATAGCGGACTTTCACCACCTAGCTAATACCCATGCCGGGCGCACTAGAAAAATCGGGTCTGAAAAATTCAGAACCCGATTTTTTAAATCAACCCAATCGCAAACGTTACGACTTGAACCAATGAGCCAATTAATAGTATCTTAACTGCACATGGGAATGTCTCTTTCTTAACTTGCTTAGCAAATAACATCCGTGTTTGCTTAACCACAAACGGGATAATCAATAAGGTTAACAAGACTGTCCATGGCGTGAAACGAAGAACCGCAGCGAAAATAATAGCTAAAAACGCTAAAACGTTCTTAATAGCAAACGCATATAGACCATTTTTCTGCCCAATAAAGTGAATAACTGTATGACGGCGATTGTCTTCATCTTCACCCGCATCACAAATATTATTTGCTAATAATAGGTTGGAAATCCATAATTCATCTGGTAAAGCAACGAGAAAGACGACCCCGATATTTGCCCAGGACCATGTAAATTGTGGGCCAACATTAATGAAGACAGAAATAAGGGTAATCATGAACCCCATTGTAAATCCCGAGGCAAATTCACCAACTGGCAACCCTGACAAAGGAAATGGACCAGAAGAGTAAAGAATGCCGATCGCAAAACAAAAGATTCCCATCCATAGTAATGGAAGGCCAACACGGGTAACTAAATAGATTCCGATTAAGCCGGCTACTATACTAAAGGCAAGCAAGAGGCCGAGAACTAAACGCGGTGAAATATTTTCCCGCCCAATAATATTTGTATTTTTCTTATAATCAACGGTGTCAATGGCATGGTTATAATCATTATAATTATCCATCATATCAACCGCCATATTGAATAATAGCATTGCAATGAAAAACAGAAATGAATTCATTAGGTTTAGTGAATGATAATAATAGACACTAAGGCAAATCCCGAGGAACATTGGTAAAATACTGGCAGTTTTCGCCTTAATTTCTACTAATTCTAAAAAAATATTTAACGACATTTAGTAAATTTTCCTTTCATAATTCCTTAGTTGTTCGGTACAATATAGATGGTACACCATAACAAAGGAATTATCGATTAATGAAACAACATTTTTTCCATACCTATCCGGCGATTAATAACGCTCTGGGTAAAGTAAATCAAACAATTAATGACCGGATTGCAATTAAAAATCCCCAACTGCGCGATGCCCTACAACAAATGGCTTCAAATGGTGGTAAATACCTTCGTCCAGCATTCTTCCTTTTATTTGCAAATATCAATCATCAAACTGCAACTGAACAAGAAAAACTAATTAAAATTGCCTCTTCACTTGAGGTTTTACACATGGCTACTTTGATTCATGACGATATTATTGATGATTCACCTAAACGTCGTGGAGCCGTCAGTGTTCAAGCTGCCTTTGGTAAAGATACGGCTGTCTATACGGGGGACTTCCTTTTTACTATCTTTTTTGACCTCCTCGTGGAAACGATGACTGGTTCTCCCTATCTGACACGAAACGCCCAGACAATGCGCAAAATTCTTACTGGAGAACTAGGACAAATGGATAATCGCTTTGATCTTGATCAATCATTACTCGATTATTATCGCAATGTAAACGGCAAAACGGCTGCCATTTTTAGTCTTGCCGCTGAAGAAGGAGCCTATTTTGGTCATGCCGATCATCGGACCATCAATTTAGCAAAACGGATTGGCCAAAACATTGGGATTAGCTTCCAGATATTAGATGATATCCTTGATTATTCAGGGGATGAACGTCTTAACAAGCCCGTTTTGGAGGATTTAGCAACCGGTGTTTACTCCCTCCCACTTCTTTTAACCTTACAAAATAATCGTCATGAATTAGAACCGTTACTTGCCAAGAAACGCCAAATGACGATTGAAGATATGGAAAAAGTCCAAAAGATTGTTGTCACTCATGGTGGTGTTAAACAGGCACAAGAGATTGCTACTAAGTTTACACAAAAAGCGCAAATCGAAATCGATGAATTAGCAGATCAGCATACCCGAAAGATGTTAAAGTTGGTAGCAAATAAGTTATTGACGAGGGTAAATTAAAACAGATAAGACTAAGAAAATTCCAGTTCTCAGTCTTATCTGTTTTTTATTCTTGAACCAAGATCTCAACATCCCACGAATCAAGCATCGTTTCAGGTGAAGTGTCAGTCAAAAGATCTCGATAACCCTTTTGAAATTCTACTGGCAATCGTTGCTTCCCTTTTCCCATATTAAGGACAAAGTAAATATCCTGGCCTGCTGAATTTTGGCGTTTTGTTATCTCAAGTTCTGTTGGCTCTTTGGCTAACGCGGAAAGGTGCATATCATCAACAATATGCATAATGATCTTACGGAGACTAGCATGGTCAAGGTGACTACCGACATACCATGCTTTTCCCTTTGAATAGGTATTCTCGGTTACCGCGGGAGTCCCAGCATAAAATTCACTAGCGTATTTAGCTAGAATATGGGCTCCATTAAGGCGAATTAAGTCCGCTATCAAATGTCCCGTTAATTCATCCCCGGTCGTCATTGCTAATTTAACATCTTTATCAGGAAGGATTGCATCACTTTCTTCAACCAACAGCCCCATTACATCTTTTAATGGTCCAGGATAACCGCCCGGATAGATATTATCGGATTCATTCACCATTCCGGACATAAAACTAGTAATAAAATTACCACCGTTAGCAACATAATCCGTAATCTTCTTGCCTAAGCCATCCTTAACCATGTAAAGGACCGGAGCAACTACGAGATCATATTGGCTAAAATCATCATCAACAGAAATGACATCAGTCGGAATATTTAGTTCATAAAACTGGCGATAGTAGTCAAGAATAATAGGTACATATTTTAGGTCCTGGGTAATCCCATCGACGTACTCAAAGGACCAGAAATTACTCCAGTCAAAAATAAGGGCTACCCGCGCTTTAGTCTGAGAATTCTTAATAACCGGGCCCACTTTTTTCAAATCTTGACCTAAGTTCGCCACTTCCTTAAATGCCCGAGTATCAGTCCGATTGGCATGACTAATCACGGCACCATGAAACTTTTCTGATCCGCCCAGCGCCTGCTTCAACTGGAAAAATTGAACGGTATCCGCGCCATGCGCAACTGCCTGTAATTCAGTGGCCGCCATCTGTCCTGGACGTTTTAACGGGCTATATGGTTGCCAGTTAACTTGTGATGGCGTTGATTCCATCAGCATAAACGGCTGGTGTTTCAGGGAACGCATCAAATCATATAAGAATGCTGGCTGATAAACCGGTGCATCATAAGCCGGATAACTATCATATGATATGATGTCTTGCGCACTCGCCCACTGCTGATAATCAATCATTTTATTTGGCAGACTATGAAAGTTAGTAGTGACTAAGGTTGTTGGATCATATTTTTCGATGATTTGCTTTTCCATCTTAAATAAATCAAGCATTTGGGTCGATTGGAACCGCAAATAATCAACTGAAAGTCCGGCGAAAATTGTTTCCGATCCTTCTGGTCCCCATGCATCACCAAGATCATTAGGCACAACAATCTCATCCCAGTCATAAATTTTATGACTCCACACATTCATATTCCATGCATGATTAAGATTATCTAAGGTTTGATAGCGCGCCTTCAACCATTGCTGAAATTCTATTTGGCATTCTTCACAATAACAATTGCCACCATATTCATTGTTAACATGCCAAGCAACAATATGCGGATTATCGCCATACCTTTTAGCAAGCTGTTCAACAAGATTTTTCGCTAAGCGCCAGTAATTTTTACTACTTGGGCAAAAGTTATGCCGGGCACCAAATACATGGCGGCGTCCTTGGTAGTCGACCCGCGCAACACCTGGATATTTTTTGAACATCCAAGCAGGCATCGCTGCAGTTGAGGTAGCAAGAACAATGTCAAAATCAGCCGCCGTTAATTCTTTGATAATCTTATCAAGCTTGGTAAAATCGTATTTTTTCTCCTGCGGTTCAAGCAAGGCCCATGAAAAAACATTGATCGTGGCGGAATTTATATCTGCCTGTTTAAATACTTTAATATCTTCAGCCCACGTTTCTTCTGGCCACTGTTCTGGATTATAGTCGCCACCATATAAGAAATGAGGTAATTCTCTCTTTATCATTTTCTCACCTTATTTAAATTCTACTGTTACTACCTTATCACCATGTTTAACGGTCTTTCCGGGAGTAAAGCCATTAGCTGCTTCAATATTATGCGGTTGCGCAAAGAAAGTAATTACCCAATCTTCATACCCGCTTTGTTTAATCAATTCACGATCAAAATCAAAGAGTAGCTGCCCCTTTTTAACGATTTGACCGTCATTATAATGGGCATTGAAGCCTTCACCACACATGTTCACAGTCCCGACACCAATATGAACAATTATTTCTAACCCCTTATCAGAAGTAATACCAAACGCATGACGGGTGCCAAATGTAAAGTTAATCTTACCGTCAAATGGGGCGTACAATTTATCGCTAGTTGGCTTAATCGCAAAGCCCTTGCCGGGGAACGGTTGACCATCACGATCGACAACTGCTTTCATGGCGACTAATTCTCCATCTGTTGGCGCATAAATCGTTTCTTCTTTAAGACTAGTCGATGATGGCGACGCTTCACTTGTCAGTTCTCCTTGTGCTAATTTATCCTTTAATTCTTCAACTACTTCCGCATGAGCTTCTTCACTCAATTTCACCTTAAAAAGGAAGACAAAAATTGACAAAACAGCTAATACCAGCGGAATATAAAAGGCCATACTATCAAAAGTCCGAATATCATGACCTGTCATGTCAGCAGCAGTTGCGCTCCCCGTCATTCCGGCCGCGATTGCGATATAACCGACAAGTCCATTTGAGATCGCCCCTGTTAATTATCAATCATTGGTCGCATAGCAAGAACAACCGCTTCATTTCGTTGACCAGACTTTAATTGGCCATATTCAATTGCATCCGTTAATGTTAAAACTGTTACCAATTGGGCAAAATTAATGTTAAACAAGACTAATCCAAAGTCCATCATTAAAACATTAGAGCGGGCAAAAATAAAGATTAAATATGCTAAACTCATGCAGACTTGGCCACCAATGAATAACCATTTCCGTGGAATAAATTTATTCAAAATAGGATAAAGAGGACTCGTACAGAAACCAATAATCGTAGCGATGACCCCAACGATCCAGAATTCACCAGGTTTACCAATAACAAACTTGTAAAGGTAGAAAAGGACACCATTAGTTACAACATAGGCACATGAATAAAGTAAATATGCTAAGCTCGGCCATAAGATTTGGTCATTATGAAAAATTGCCGAAAAGACTTCGCGAATAGTTGTCTTATCTTGAGCAGACTTACGGATCACATTGTAATTTTCTTTCGTCCCAACACAAACAACCAGAGCACAGATAACAGCTAATGCCGAAATGATGGCAGCAAAAGCAAACCAACCAGCAGGCCCTTGGCGATGTTGACCAGTAGCTAAATAAGTAAAGGTCGTTACAATCGGGACCACGATAATCGTTAATCCATTCCAGCCAAGGGTTCCCGCAAAGGCACCGAGAGCGGTATAAACACCCCGCTCTTCAGAATCTTCACTTAAAGCGGGCACCATTCCCCAATATGAAACATCAGAAAATGAGTAGAAAATATCAAACGTAATGAAAATAATAACAAATAGAATGGCAAAAAGAACCCAATTATATTTTGCTAAGCCAAAGATTCCGGTAAAAAGGATTAACAACAGAATCGCACTAACGATATTTCCCATTAAAATCCACGGCTTAAATTTTCCCCACCGAGTCTTCGTATTATCAACAATATTTCCTAATAGCGGATCAATTAATAATTCCAAAATCCGGACAGAAACAATCAAACCAGTAATCAACCCAATTAGTTTATTAGCAACCGTTTTGCTTAGTCCCGCGAACATTCCGCTTGTTACAAAGATAATAAAGTAAGTACTCATTACCCCATAAAATGCAGAGTGTCCTAGGTTACCAAAGCAAAACGAAGCACGAGAAATAAGTTGCTTCCCCGTGAGCTTATGGCTATGTGTCATATTTACAACCTCCAAACTACAGCTTTCTGTAATCGCTTACAAATACATTGTGATTCTTTAGTCGATTTTAGTAAACATTTATTTAAAAAGTAAATTCATCACTAGCAGAGATATAAAAAGTAGCTAATCCGTGAATCGCTGATACGAATACTGATTAGCTACTTATTTTCTTTAGGAAAGCTTTTACGAAAAACAATATCGGTATTTACTGTCAGATGAACGTGCGGACGCTGGGGATGAGTTATTAAATCTTGGAGAAGGCTAATTGCCATCCGGCTAAGCGTCTCTTGGTTGATATTGTAGGACGTTAACGGCGGTGAGACATACTTAGCAACTTCACTGTTATTGATGCTAATCACAACAGTATCACGTGGCACAATTACCCCTGCTTCATTAAAAGCCTGGAGAACACCAACACTTAACGTATCAGAGGCAATAATAAAGGCTTCCGGTAAGTTATCACCGCTTTGTTCAAGAACCCGTTTACCAAGTTGATAACCGTTTTTTACATTAAATGGTCCATCCACATATAATGGCGCTTCTTTTATCCCTTGCATCCCTGTAAATTCACGAAAGGCGATTTCACGGGCATCAGCTTGTTGGACATTATTGAGATTAAGACCTTTTCCGCCAATGAAACCGATTCGTTCATAACCTGCTTTGGTGAGGCGATGAAGAGCATCCTGAATCGTTAATTCAAGGTTAGGTTGGACAGAATCAAATAATTGCGGCATCGGATTAATATCGACAAAAACGCCATGCGGTAAGTATTGATGGAGTTCGATAAGCTGGTCTTGTGTTACCCGGTCCGCCCCTACACCAATAAATCCTTGGAACTGATCAGCCACCGCAATTAAATCTTTGATATTACTAAAGATCTCAACCTGTGCTCCCGCCTCATCGACTTCTTTAATAATTGCATTTCGCAAAAACGTAAAATATTCATCTTGCAGTTGTTCTTTACCGCTTACCCGATACAATAAAGCAAGATTAGGACGAATTGGTTGCTGCTGAGAATTCTTTTTATGATCATTCCAATAGCCAAGCTCGTTAGCCACCGTCATTATCTTATTACGGGTACTTGGACTGATCGATAAATTTTGGTCATTATTCAAAAGACGCGAAACCGTTGCTGGTGAGTACCCTGATTTTTCCGCAATTTCTTTAATTGTCGCCATCATTTTTCACCTCTTTTAGTAATGGGTTTAGTAAATATTATACACTAGTTTGAAAAGAAAATGAAAAAGCCCCGCTGAAGTTGGCGGGGAAATTTGAAGCATATTTAAGATTTTTCTCAGCCGTGAGTTCGACTAATATTTATTCTAATCATCATTGATTTGAAGTACATCTAAAACACTCGAGGTGTATTTATGTTTGAAAAATTAGTTCTAAACATTATTGATTTGAAGTACATCTAAAACTGATGATCTGCAAACACAAACAGCTTAGGAGTTCTAAACATTATTGATTTGAAGTACATGGCAGATTGTAAAATTTGAGTTGAACATTTAAGTGGACAGAAAAACCCATCAAGGTCTTTAATGGTGTTACCACAACATTCCATTAGAAAGAAGGACCTTAATGGGCACCACTATTTTATCATTCCAGAACCGCATTGTCATTGAAACGCTTCATAATGAAGGACGTTCCTTACGATACATCGCTAATTACTTAGGCTTTAGTAAAACCACAGTCTTTAACGAACTTCACCGGCTCAACGGTGAGTATCAAGCTGAACTAGCGCAAACTGACTTTGAACGCAAGGTTAGTCAACGGGGGCGGAAGTCTTCACTCACTAAAAGCCTTAAGCACTTGATTGAGGAAAAGATTCAAGTCCAGAAGTGGTCCCCTGAACAAGTTGCCCATGTAGTTGGGATTGCCTACAAGATGGTCTATAACTGGATTGATCAAGGATGGCTTGATGTACAGTTACCCGATTTGCCTGATCATGGAATTCGTCGTCATCGTGCTAAAGAAAAGCGTGGTACGTTCAGTCACGGCCGCTCCATTGAGGAGCGTCCTCATAAAGTCGA
This region includes:
- a CDS encoding MFS transporter; protein product: MIIEMDSEVARGKVPHGWHRTFYTLWLGAFITGMGYSMTMPFISLFIAELGNFTRFQLNIYSGLAFGATFISQAIVSPFWGSLADRKGRKMMCMRASGVMACTICAIGFAQSVWMIIGMRFLQGVFSGYINNATALMAEETPHNKSGWVMSAMTTAGVAGNLVGPLLGGFLSGLFGYRIPFFITGALMFCVFLSTWLLTVEHFTPIKKEAMKPMKEIIHNLDNPPLIFVMFLTTMIVTSSTMSIDPIISLYVRQLMGGHGNIAFVAGIVAATPGLGTLLAASKVGHTMDRIGPEKVLQIGILTAFILFIPMTITKSPWALAFWRFLLGLANAALMPATQTVLTLDVPTEAFGRIFSYNQSFQAAGAVLGSILGSFISGISSYEMVFVITGLTLLLNFILVMLVRPKKQLTE
- the ubiE gene encoding bifunctional demethylmenaquinone methyltransferase/2-methoxy-6-polyprenyl-1,4-benzoquinol methylase UbiE, with protein sequence MVQTNKLLNEYEVNNLFSRVAPRYDLLNNVISLGTQKIWRHEIFNQLQIKPTDNALDVCCGTGGLAIALAKRISAGRVTGLDFNKEMLEIAKEKTKMIGNLFLVQGDAMALPFDDNSFDIVTIGFGLRNVPDADKALSEIYRVLKPGRQFVSLEMSQPTNPIIKVGWKAYFTAFPLMASLAGGHYRDYQYLKETSQQFVSAHQLARMMKAVGFKEVHYQPLNFGAAALHFGNKIE
- the ltrA gene encoding group II intron reverse transcriptase/maturase, which gives rise to MRQSQKTEQQADRLSRIGLENRKYTRARSTGYGEGKGMSVTVQDLVLDRNNLNQAYLRVKRNKGAAGVDDMTVNDLLPYLRENKTELIASLREGKYKPAPVKRVEIPKPNGGVRRLGIPTVVDRMVQQAVAQILTPIFERVFSDNSFGFRPHRGAHDAISKVVDLYNQGYRRVVDLDLKAYFDNVNHDLMIKYLQQYIDDPWTLRLIRKFLTSGVLDHGLFAKSEKGTPQGGPLSPLLANIYLNELDKELTRRGHHFVRYADDCNIYVKSQRAGERVMRSITQFLEKRLKVKVNPDKTKVGSPLRLKFLGFSLGVDHNGAYARPAKQSQQRVMKALKLLTKRNRGISLTRMFEEIHRKMRGWLQYYSIGKLTNFIQRLDKWLRVRIRQYIWKQWKKFKTKVTNLQKLGLSQHDAYVFASTRKGYWRTAHSKTLSYSLTNRKLEQLGLMNMSKTLQSIQCD
- a CDS encoding prenyltransferase, translating into MSLNIFLELVEIKAKTASILPMFLGICLSVYYYHSLNLMNSFLFFIAMLLFNMAVDMMDNYNDYNHAIDTVDYKKNTNIIGRENISPRLVLGLLLAFSIVAGLIGIYLVTRVGLPLLWMGIFCFAIGILYSSGPFPLSGLPVGEFASGFTMGFMITLISVFINVGPQFTWSWANIGVVFLVALPDELWISNLLLANNICDAGEDEDNRRHTVIHFIGQKNGLYAFAIKNVLAFLAIIFAAVLRFTPWTVLLTLLIIPFVVKQTRMLFAKQVKKETFPCAVKILLIGSLVQVVTFAIGLI
- a CDS encoding polyprenyl synthetase family protein, producing MKQHFFHTYPAINNALGKVNQTINDRIAIKNPQLRDALQQMASNGGKYLRPAFFLLFANINHQTATEQEKLIKIASSLEVLHMATLIHDDIIDDSPKRRGAVSVQAAFGKDTAVYTGDFLFTIFFDLLVETMTGSPYLTRNAQTMRKILTGELGQMDNRFDLDQSLLDYYRNVNGKTAAIFSLAAEEGAYFGHADHRTINLAKRIGQNIGISFQILDDILDYSGDERLNKPVLEDLATGVYSLPLLLTLQNNRHELEPLLAKKRQMTIEDMEKVQKIVVTHGGVKQAQEIATKFTQKAQIEIDELADQHTRKMLKLVANKLLTRVN
- a CDS encoding beta-galactosidase — its product is MIKRELPHFLYGGDYNPEQWPEETWAEDIKVFKQADINSATINVFSWALLEPQEKKYDFTKLDKIIKELTAADFDIVLATSTAAMPAWMFKKYPGVARVDYQGRRHVFGARHNFCPSSKNYWRLAKNLVEQLAKRYGDNPHIVAWHVNNEYGGNCYCEECQIEFQQWLKARYQTLDNLNHAWNMNVWSHKIYDWDEIVVPNDLGDAWGPEGSETIFAGLSVDYLRFQSTQMLDLFKMEKQIIEKYDPTTLVTTNFHSLPNKMIDYQQWASAQDIISYDSYPAYDAPVYQPAFLYDLMRSLKHQPFMLMESTPSQVNWQPYSPLKRPGQMAATELQAVAHGADTVQFFQLKQALGGSEKFHGAVISHANRTDTRAFKEVANLGQDLKKVGPVIKNSQTKARVALIFDWSNFWSFEYVDGITQDLKYVPIILDYYRQFYELNIPTDVISVDDDFSQYDLVVAPVLYMVKDGLGKKITDYVANGGNFITSFMSGMVNESDNIYPGGYPGPLKDVMGLLVEESDAILPDKDVKLAMTTGDELTGHLIADLIRLNGAHILAKYASEFYAGTPAVTENTYSKGKAWYVGSHLDHASLRKIIMHIVDDMHLSALAKEPTELEITKRQNSAGQDIYFVLNMGKGKQRLPVEFQKGYRDLLTDTSPETMLDSWDVEILVQE
- a CDS encoding LacI family DNA-binding transcriptional regulator is translated as MATIKEIAEKSGYSPATVSRLLNNDQNLSISPSTRNKIMTVANELGYWNDHKKNSQQQPIRPNLALLYRVSGKEQLQDEYFTFLRNAIIKEVDEAGAQVEIFSNIKDLIAVADQFQGFIGVGADRVTQDQLIELHQYLPHGVFVDINPMPQLFDSVQPNLELTIQDALHRLTKAGYERIGFIGGKGLNLNNVQQADAREIAFREFTGMQGIKEAPLYVDGPFNVKNGYQLGKRVLEQSGDNLPEAFIIASDTLSVGVLQAFNEAGVIVPRDTVVISINNSEVAKYVSPPLTSYNINQETLSRMAISLLQDLITHPQRPHVHLTVNTDIVFRKSFPKENK